A genomic segment from Micromonospora echinaurantiaca encodes:
- a CDS encoding TIGR03619 family F420-dependent LLM class oxidoreductase: MDIGFAPPVSGSWATPEHMVHVARRAELLGYHSLWTFQRLLAPADLGWSETYHSVQDPLTTLAFLAAHTTRIRLGVAVLNMPFVSPVVLAKQTATLDILSGGRLDVGLGLGWSDEEYQATGASRHRRGQRAAEFVTVLRSLWQDEVIAHRGEFYQIPPTRLDPKPLQRPHPPILLGGQAPAALRRAGRLADGWISGSQEDLTGIAAAITTVRTAAEQAGRDPRSLRFVCRGAVRARPAGPADRTPLTGTLEQIRSDVDRLAEAGVTELFVDLNFDPEIGSPSAQPRESLRRADEVLDALAPTR; the protein is encoded by the coding sequence GTGGACATCGGATTCGCCCCGCCGGTCTCCGGCTCATGGGCCACGCCGGAGCACATGGTCCACGTCGCCCGGCGCGCGGAACTGCTCGGATACCACTCGCTGTGGACGTTCCAGCGGCTGCTGGCCCCCGCCGACCTCGGCTGGAGCGAGACGTACCACAGCGTTCAGGATCCGCTGACCACGCTGGCGTTCCTCGCCGCCCACACCACCCGGATCCGGCTCGGCGTCGCGGTGCTCAACATGCCGTTCGTCTCCCCGGTCGTGCTGGCCAAGCAGACCGCGACCCTCGACATCCTCAGCGGCGGACGGCTCGACGTCGGGCTCGGCCTCGGCTGGTCCGACGAGGAGTACCAGGCGACCGGCGCGAGCCGGCACCGGCGGGGTCAGCGGGCCGCCGAGTTCGTCACCGTCCTGCGCAGCCTCTGGCAGGACGAGGTCATCGCCCACCGCGGCGAGTTCTACCAGATCCCACCGACCCGGCTGGACCCCAAGCCGCTGCAGCGACCGCACCCGCCGATCCTGCTCGGCGGCCAGGCGCCCGCGGCGCTGCGCCGGGCGGGCCGGCTCGCCGACGGCTGGATCAGCGGCAGCCAGGAGGACCTGACCGGCATCGCCGCGGCGATCACGACGGTGCGGACGGCGGCCGAGCAGGCCGGTCGCGATCCCCGCTCGCTGCGCTTCGTCTGCCGCGGCGCCGTGCGGGCACGCCCGGCCGGCCCGGCCGACCGGACGCCGCTCACCGGCACGCTGGAGCAGATCCGGTCGGACGTCGACCGGCTCGCCGAGGCGGGCGTCACGGAACTCTTCGTCGACCTCAACTTCGACCCCGAGATCGGCTCACCCTCGGCGCAGCCGCGGGAGTCGCTGCGCCGCGCCGACGAGGTGCTCGACGCGCTCGCCCCGACCCGCTGA
- a CDS encoding TIGR03668 family PPOX class F420-dependent oxidoreductase, with the protein MRAEEVRHRVGSARVARLATVGPDGRPHLVPVCFALLGDVAYHAVDEKPKRHRRLRRLVNIEATEHACLLVDEYDEDWSALWWVRLDGHGRLADDPAEEAAARSALAAKYPQYVRRPPGGPVVALTVTRWSAWSAAAGAVDLTG; encoded by the coding sequence GTGCGGGCCGAGGAAGTACGCCACCGGGTCGGCTCGGCCCGGGTGGCCCGGCTCGCCACCGTCGGGCCCGACGGCCGCCCGCACCTGGTGCCGGTCTGCTTCGCCCTGCTCGGCGACGTGGCGTACCACGCGGTGGACGAGAAGCCCAAGCGCCACCGGCGGCTGCGCCGGCTGGTGAACATCGAGGCGACGGAGCACGCCTGCCTGCTCGTCGACGAGTACGACGAGGACTGGTCGGCGCTGTGGTGGGTCCGGCTGGACGGCCACGGCCGCCTGGCCGACGATCCGGCCGAGGAGGCAGCGGCCCGGTCGGCGCTGGCCGCCAAGTACCCGCAGTACGTGCGGCGCCCGCCGGGCGGGCCGGTCGTCGCACTCACGGTGACCCGCTGGTCGGCGTGGTCGGCGGCCGCGGGCGCGGTGGACCTGACGGGGTGA
- a CDS encoding RusA family crossover junction endodeoxyribonuclease, whose translation MQDTRALALTFEVSGLPPVKTEALSIFAAGHRQATRVRALLEAACAAAQQTGWTPLSGPIEVDVVLRCPPGHRTSDASTLLGGVCAVLQDKKRVSSIGLAHLGVLVDVALYDDDRQIRRLSYVEQPAEDFSYQVRVAAVSNVV comes from the coding sequence GTGCAGGACACCCGCGCTCTCGCCCTGACGTTCGAGGTGAGCGGCCTGCCACCGGTCAAGACTGAGGCGCTGTCCATCTTCGCCGCCGGCCACCGGCAGGCGACGAGGGTCCGCGCCCTGCTCGAAGCGGCCTGCGCGGCGGCCCAGCAGACCGGCTGGACCCCGCTGTCCGGGCCGATCGAGGTGGACGTGGTGCTGCGCTGCCCACCCGGGCACCGCACCTCCGACGCCAGCACGCTGCTCGGCGGGGTGTGCGCGGTGCTCCAGGACAAGAAGCGGGTGTCCAGCATCGGCCTGGCCCACCTCGGCGTCCTGGTCGACGTCGCCCTCTACGACGACGACCGGCAGATCCGCCGGCTGTCGTACGTCGAGCAGCCGGCGGAGGACTTCTCGTACCAGGTGCGGGTCGCCGCCGTATCGAACGTGGTTTGA
- a CDS encoding VOC family protein, protein MIARFKDLCLDAADPHVLGGFWARILDGELVDTGDGDTRVDPRGGSGAESIWVNRVPEPRTAKTRVHLDLRLADAEPAALLAAGARLVREPDAEIDWWVLADPGGNLFCAFPPREGAQPGPIALIVDSADPVAQATWWAGVVGGEVCASDRGHASVLGAAGFPWRQWIFDPVPERKTVKNRMHWDVDLTDPEPTALIKAGATLLREPDDTISWWIMADPEGNEFCAFAPRPTQ, encoded by the coding sequence ATGATCGCTCGGTTCAAGGACCTGTGTCTGGATGCGGCCGACCCGCACGTGTTGGGTGGCTTCTGGGCCCGGATCCTGGACGGCGAGTTGGTGGACACCGGCGACGGGGACACCCGGGTCGACCCGCGCGGCGGCTCGGGCGCGGAGTCGATCTGGGTCAACCGGGTGCCCGAGCCGCGTACCGCCAAGACCCGGGTCCACCTGGACCTGCGGCTGGCCGACGCGGAGCCGGCGGCGCTGCTGGCCGCCGGGGCGCGGCTGGTCCGCGAGCCCGACGCGGAGATCGACTGGTGGGTGCTGGCCGACCCGGGCGGCAACCTGTTCTGCGCGTTCCCGCCCCGCGAGGGTGCGCAACCCGGCCCGATCGCGCTGATCGTGGACTCGGCCGACCCGGTCGCCCAGGCAACATGGTGGGCCGGCGTGGTCGGTGGCGAGGTATGCGCCAGCGACCGGGGGCACGCCTCGGTGCTCGGCGCGGCCGGCTTCCCCTGGCGGCAGTGGATCTTCGACCCGGTGCCGGAACGCAAGACCGTGAAGAACCGGATGCACTGGGACGTCGACCTGACCGACCCCGAGCCGACCGCCCTGATCAAGGCCGGCGCCACGCTGCTGCGCGAACCGGACGACACGATCAGCTGGTGGATCATGGCCGACCCGGAGGGCAACGAGTTCTGCGCGTTCGCGCCACGTCCCACCCAGTGA
- a CDS encoding DsbA family protein → MDATFFFDPACPWTWRTSRWLVAVADARGLRVEWRAFSLAILNEGKSAPEFADVLAASSRALRLVEALRADGRPDDIARFYAEVGARSHDAGNPLSPKIVDAAVAAAGLGDAAAALDDERWDRAVRESHALAYASAGPDIGSPVLMVPGAERGMHGPILTEVPGTDDALTIWDSLLPLLHLPAFHELKRGRH, encoded by the coding sequence ATGGACGCCACGTTCTTCTTCGATCCCGCCTGCCCGTGGACCTGGCGCACCTCGCGCTGGCTGGTCGCCGTCGCCGACGCCCGTGGCCTGCGGGTCGAATGGCGGGCCTTCAGCCTGGCCATCCTCAACGAGGGGAAGTCCGCCCCCGAGTTCGCCGACGTGCTGGCCGCGTCGAGTCGGGCGCTGCGGCTGGTGGAGGCGCTGCGCGCGGACGGCCGGCCGGACGACATCGCCCGGTTCTACGCCGAGGTGGGCGCGCGCAGCCACGACGCCGGCAACCCGCTGTCGCCGAAGATCGTGGACGCGGCCGTGGCGGCGGCCGGCCTGGGTGACGCGGCGGCGGCGCTCGACGACGAGCGCTGGGACCGGGCGGTACGCGAGTCGCACGCGCTGGCGTACGCCTCAGCCGGCCCGGACATCGGCTCGCCGGTGCTCATGGTGCCCGGCGCGGAGCGGGGCATGCACGGCCCGATCCTCACCGAGGTGCCCGGCACCGACGACGCCCTGACCATCTGGGACTCCCTGCTCCCCCTACTCCACCTCCCGGCCTTCCACGAACTCAAACGCGGCCGCCACTAA
- a CDS encoding ABC transporter substrate-binding protein, which yields MSDPDGSRRRPRVRALAAAAALTLVAPMAACGSGDDGGVPTINLYYPPEQNLQKVVDNCNAAAQGRYQIAYRVLPRQADDQRVQMVRRLAAEDPGMDVLGLDVTWTQEFASADWILEWTGQDRAEVEQGTLAGPLETARYQDKLYAAPKNTNVQLLWYRKDLVPEAPKSWDQMISAAQQLKQQGKPYQVLTMGAQYEGLVVLYNTLAESAGGNILSDDGKRAVMDEGTVKALEQLQRFATSGVTSPSFSNATEDPVRLEFQSGNGAFQVNWPFVYPAMQEANPELAKQVAWARVPGIDENTPSKVTIGGVNMAVSAYSEHPAESFEAAKCIRNAENQKFSAVNDGVPPTIERVYDDPEMAEAYPMKETILEELKEPATRPLTPAYQSISTVMSAILSPPSAIDPQRTADELRDAIADALESKGVLP from the coding sequence ATGAGCGATCCCGACGGGAGCCGGCGCCGGCCACGCGTACGCGCGCTGGCCGCGGCCGCGGCGCTGACGTTGGTGGCACCCATGGCGGCCTGCGGATCCGGCGACGACGGCGGCGTGCCGACGATCAACCTGTACTACCCGCCGGAGCAGAACCTGCAGAAGGTGGTGGACAACTGCAACGCGGCGGCCCAGGGCCGGTACCAGATCGCCTACCGGGTGCTGCCGCGTCAGGCCGACGACCAGCGGGTGCAGATGGTGCGTCGGCTCGCCGCGGAGGACCCCGGCATGGACGTGCTCGGCCTGGACGTCACCTGGACGCAGGAGTTCGCCAGCGCCGACTGGATCCTGGAGTGGACCGGGCAGGACCGGGCGGAGGTCGAGCAGGGCACCCTGGCCGGCCCGCTGGAGACCGCGCGCTACCAGGACAAGCTCTACGCCGCGCCGAAAAACACGAACGTCCAGCTGCTCTGGTACCGCAAGGACCTGGTGCCCGAGGCGCCGAAGAGCTGGGACCAGATGATCTCGGCGGCCCAGCAGCTGAAGCAGCAGGGTAAGCCGTACCAGGTGCTCACCATGGGCGCCCAGTACGAGGGCCTGGTGGTCCTCTACAACACCCTCGCGGAGAGCGCCGGCGGCAACATCCTCAGCGACGACGGCAAGCGGGCGGTGATGGACGAGGGCACCGTCAAGGCGCTGGAGCAGCTGCAGCGCTTCGCCACGTCGGGCGTGACGTCGCCGTCGTTCAGCAACGCCACCGAGGACCCGGTGCGGCTGGAGTTCCAGTCCGGCAACGGCGCCTTCCAGGTGAACTGGCCGTTCGTCTACCCCGCGATGCAGGAGGCCAACCCGGAGCTGGCCAAGCAGGTCGCCTGGGCGCGGGTGCCGGGCATCGACGAGAACACCCCGAGCAAGGTCACCATCGGCGGGGTGAACATGGCGGTCAGCGCCTACTCCGAACACCCGGCGGAGTCCTTCGAGGCGGCGAAGTGCATCCGCAACGCCGAGAACCAGAAGTTCTCCGCGGTCAACGACGGGGTTCCGCCGACCATCGAGCGGGTCTACGACGACCCGGAGATGGCCGAGGCGTACCCGATGAAGGAGACCATCCTGGAGGAGCTCAAGGAGCCGGCGACCCGTCCGCTGACCCCGGCGTACCAGAGCATCTCCACCGTGATGTCGGCGATCCTCTCGCCGCCGTCGGCGATCGACCCGCAGCGGACCGCCGACGAGCTGCGCGACGCCATCGCCGACGCCCTGGAGTCCAAGGGGGTCCTACCGTGA
- a CDS encoding carbohydrate ABC transporter permease → MSVNATPGGAEVAADETAARSGARHAAVPAQRDRRRKPPLSENKKAERRLGWLLCAPAALVMVLVTAYPILYSVWLSLQRFDLRFPHQREFIGLENYVTVLTNEFWWTAFGVTALITVVTVAVELVLGMGLALIMHRTLVGRGIVRTAALIPYGIVTVVAAFSWRYAWTPGTGYLANLFSEGAPLTERASSLAIIMLAEIWKTTPFMALLLMAGLALVPEDLLKAASTDGATAWQRFTKVMLPVMKPAILVALLFRTLDAFRVFDNIFVLTAGGNETSSVSMLAYNNLIRGLNLGIGSTMSVLIFLTVAIIAFVFVKLFGTAAPGSDDGERR, encoded by the coding sequence GTGAGCGTGAACGCCACCCCCGGCGGGGCGGAGGTCGCGGCCGACGAGACCGCTGCCCGGTCCGGCGCCCGGCACGCCGCCGTGCCGGCCCAGCGTGACCGCCGGCGCAAGCCGCCGCTGAGCGAGAACAAGAAGGCCGAACGCCGGCTGGGCTGGCTGCTCTGCGCGCCGGCCGCGCTGGTCATGGTGCTGGTGACGGCGTATCCGATCCTCTACTCGGTCTGGTTGTCGCTGCAGCGCTTCGACCTGCGCTTCCCCCACCAGCGGGAGTTCATCGGGCTGGAGAACTACGTCACCGTGCTGACCAACGAGTTCTGGTGGACGGCGTTCGGGGTCACCGCGCTGATCACCGTGGTCACCGTCGCGGTGGAACTGGTGCTCGGCATGGGCCTGGCGCTGATCATGCACCGCACGCTGGTCGGCCGGGGCATCGTGCGCACTGCGGCGCTGATCCCGTACGGGATCGTCACGGTGGTCGCCGCCTTCTCCTGGCGGTACGCCTGGACGCCCGGCACCGGCTACCTGGCGAACCTGTTCAGCGAGGGCGCGCCGCTGACCGAACGGGCCAGCTCGCTGGCGATCATCATGCTGGCGGAGATCTGGAAGACCACCCCGTTCATGGCGCTGCTGCTGATGGCCGGGCTGGCGCTGGTCCCGGAGGACCTGCTCAAGGCGGCCTCCACCGACGGGGCGACCGCCTGGCAGCGGTTCACCAAGGTGATGCTGCCGGTGATGAAGCCGGCGATCCTGGTCGCGCTGCTGTTCCGCACCCTGGACGCGTTCCGGGTCTTCGACAACATCTTCGTGCTCACCGCGGGCGGCAACGAGACCTCCTCGGTGTCGATGCTCGCCTACAACAACCTGATCCGGGGCCTCAACCTCGGCATCGGGTCGACGATGTCGGTGCTGATCTTCCTCACCGTGGCGATCATCGCCTTCGTCTTCGTGAAGCTGTTCGGTACCGCTGCCCCCGGCAGCGACGACGGGGAGAGGCGCTGA
- a CDS encoding carbohydrate ABC transporter permease produces MAVETTTRAKLRWGLLDVVVVVFALIPVLWIASLSFKTPATLTDGKFWPREWTLDNYRTIFATDQFVRALVNSIGIALIATVIAVVLGAMAAYAISRLDFPGKRLLVGVSLLIAMFPQVSLVSPLFDIERQLGLFDTWPGLILPYITFALPLAIYTLSAFFKQIPWDLEKAAKMDGATQGQAFRRVIAPLAAPGLFTTAILVFIFCWNDFLFAISLTSTERSRTVPVALSFFTGESQFEDPTGAICAAAVVITIPIILFVLFFQRRIVSGLTSGAVKG; encoded by the coding sequence ATGGCTGTCGAAACCACCACCCGGGCCAAGCTCCGCTGGGGTCTGCTGGACGTCGTCGTGGTCGTCTTCGCGCTGATCCCGGTGTTGTGGATCGCGTCGCTGTCGTTCAAGACCCCGGCCACCCTCACCGACGGCAAGTTCTGGCCGCGGGAGTGGACGCTGGACAACTACCGGACGATCTTCGCCACCGACCAGTTCGTCCGGGCCCTGGTCAACTCGATCGGCATCGCGCTGATCGCCACCGTGATCGCGGTGGTGCTCGGCGCCATGGCCGCGTACGCGATCTCCCGGCTGGACTTCCCCGGCAAGCGGCTGCTGGTCGGCGTCTCGCTGCTGATCGCGATGTTCCCGCAGGTGTCGCTGGTCTCGCCGCTGTTCGACATCGAGCGGCAGCTGGGCCTCTTCGACACCTGGCCGGGCCTGATCCTGCCGTACATCACCTTCGCCCTGCCGCTGGCGATCTACACGCTGTCGGCGTTCTTCAAGCAGATCCCCTGGGACCTGGAGAAGGCGGCGAAGATGGACGGGGCGACCCAGGGCCAGGCGTTCCGCCGGGTGATCGCGCCGCTGGCCGCGCCCGGCCTGTTCACCACGGCGATCCTGGTCTTCATCTTCTGCTGGAACGACTTCCTCTTCGCCATCTCGCTGACCTCCACCGAGCGGTCCCGCACGGTGCCGGTGGCGCTGTCGTTCTTCACCGGCGAGTCGCAGTTCGAGGACCCGACCGGGGCGATCTGCGCCGCCGCCGTGGTGATCACCATTCCGATCATCCTGTTCGTCCTCTTCTTCCAGCGCCGCATCGTCTCCGGCCTGACCTCCGGCGCCGTCAAGGGATAG
- a CDS encoding ABC transporter ATP-binding protein: MADIVLDKVSKKFPDGTVAVADVDLEIADGEFVILVGPSGCGKSTTLNMIAGLEDISSGELRIGGERVNDKAPRDRDIAMVFQSYALYPNMTVRENMAFPLRLAKLDKETINTKVEEAAKVLELTALLDRKPANLSGGQRQRVAMGRAIVRQPKAFLMDEPLSNLDAKLRVQMRTVVSRLQKQLGTTTVYVTHDQTEAMTLGDRVVIMRGGAVQQVGPPQELYDHPRNLFVAGFIGSPSMNFLHAVVQDGALRTALGEVPLGDRVRRQLEGADAPRELILGIRPEHFEDADLVDEDTRRRGMEFEAPAEIVESMGSDKYVYFTVEGERASAAELEELAADAGASDFTGAGANLVTRLSAESPVVEGETRRVWFNLEKIHLFDPSNGRNLTLHEGRSAGALAD, translated from the coding sequence GTGGCTGACATCGTGCTCGACAAGGTGAGCAAGAAGTTCCCGGACGGCACCGTCGCGGTGGCCGACGTCGACCTGGAGATCGCCGACGGCGAGTTCGTCATCCTGGTCGGCCCCTCCGGCTGCGGAAAGTCCACCACCCTCAACATGATCGCCGGGCTGGAGGACATCAGCTCCGGCGAGCTGCGCATCGGCGGCGAGCGGGTCAACGACAAGGCGCCCCGGGACCGGGACATCGCCATGGTCTTCCAGTCGTACGCCCTCTACCCGAACATGACCGTCCGGGAGAACATGGCGTTCCCGCTGCGCCTGGCCAAGCTGGACAAGGAGACCATCAACACCAAGGTCGAGGAGGCGGCGAAGGTCCTGGAGCTGACCGCGCTGCTGGACCGCAAGCCGGCCAACCTCTCCGGCGGCCAGCGGCAGCGGGTGGCGATGGGCCGGGCGATCGTCCGGCAGCCCAAGGCGTTCCTGATGGACGAGCCGCTGTCCAACCTGGACGCGAAGCTGCGGGTGCAGATGCGCACGGTGGTGTCCCGGCTGCAGAAGCAGCTCGGCACCACCACCGTCTACGTGACCCACGACCAGACCGAGGCGATGACCCTCGGCGATCGGGTGGTCATCATGCGCGGCGGCGCGGTGCAGCAGGTCGGCCCGCCGCAGGAGCTCTACGACCACCCGCGCAACCTCTTCGTGGCCGGCTTCATCGGCTCGCCGTCGATGAACTTCCTGCACGCCGTCGTGCAGGACGGCGCGCTGCGCACGGCGCTGGGCGAGGTGCCGCTCGGCGACCGGGTCCGGCGGCAGCTGGAGGGCGCCGACGCGCCGCGCGAGCTGATCCTCGGCATCCGGCCGGAGCACTTCGAGGACGCCGACCTGGTCGACGAGGACACCCGTCGCCGGGGCATGGAGTTCGAGGCGCCGGCGGAGATCGTCGAGTCGATGGGCTCGGACAAGTACGTCTACTTCACGGTCGAGGGGGAGCGGGCCAGCGCCGCCGAACTGGAGGAGCTGGCAGCCGACGCCGGCGCGTCCGACTTCACCGGGGCCGGTGCGAACCTGGTGACCCGGCTGTCGGCGGAGTCGCCGGTGGTGGAGGGGGAGACCCGCCGGGTCTGGTTCAACCTGGAGAAGATCCACCTGTTCGACCCCTCGAACGGGCGCAACCTGACCCTGCACGAGGGCCGGTCGGCCGGCGCGCTCGCCGACTGA
- a CDS encoding YsnF/AvaK domain-containing protein: MKLNAQQVSSLYGQNVTDRSGSKIGSVGQIWADNAGEPTWVSVKTGVMGRKESMAPLQKAQIAGGALAVDYDKSTVKDAPTVDADTDEPLSTAQVEQLYRHYQLAPQPAPAAPPARERGRAPGAGEDLIRSEERLRVGTESQPAGTARLRKYVVSEDVHTTVPVEHDEVYVEREPISAANARNVNADIGEAEQEMTLRAERPVVRKETVPVERVHLTKDEVVDQRAIDEQVRREQVEADIPERSRRRR; this comes from the coding sequence ATGAAGCTCAACGCACAGCAGGTCAGTTCGCTGTACGGACAGAACGTCACGGACCGCTCGGGGTCGAAGATCGGCAGCGTGGGTCAGATCTGGGCCGACAACGCCGGTGAGCCGACCTGGGTCAGCGTGAAGACCGGGGTGATGGGCAGGAAGGAGTCGATGGCTCCGCTGCAGAAGGCCCAGATCGCCGGCGGCGCGCTCGCCGTCGACTACGACAAGTCGACGGTGAAGGACGCGCCCACCGTGGACGCCGACACCGACGAGCCGCTCAGCACGGCGCAGGTCGAGCAGCTCTACCGGCATTACCAGCTCGCGCCGCAACCGGCTCCGGCCGCTCCGCCGGCCCGGGAGCGCGGACGCGCGCCGGGCGCCGGTGAGGACCTCATCCGGTCCGAGGAGCGCCTGCGGGTCGGCACCGAGAGCCAGCCCGCCGGCACCGCGCGGCTGCGCAAGTACGTCGTCTCCGAGGACGTGCACACCACCGTGCCGGTCGAGCACGACGAGGTGTACGTGGAGCGCGAGCCCATCTCCGCCGCGAACGCGCGCAACGTGAACGCCGACATCGGCGAGGCCGAGCAGGAGATGACCCTGCGCGCCGAGCGACCGGTGGTGCGCAAGGAAACGGTTCCCGTGGAGCGGGTCCACCTCACCAAGGACGAGGTGGTCGACCAGCGGGCCATCGACGAGCAGGTCCGGCGGGAGCAGGTCGAGGCCGACATCCCGGAACGCAGCCGGCGACGTCGCTGA
- a CDS encoding DinB family protein: protein MDGSEKNALLAFLEAQRASVLAIIDGLDAEALTTAVLPSGWTPLGLIEHLGYAERHWFQEVATGAAEPLAWPDDDHTPLTTPRPPSVVLAFYRDQCARSNAVLAATPLSTPPRGRHPGPLGDETTDLRRIVLHMIEETARHAGHLDVARELLDGTTGLGPR, encoded by the coding sequence GTGGACGGCAGCGAGAAGAACGCATTGTTGGCGTTCCTGGAGGCGCAACGTGCCAGCGTGCTGGCGATCATCGACGGCCTCGACGCCGAAGCCCTGACCACCGCGGTGCTGCCCTCGGGATGGACACCGCTCGGTCTCATCGAACACCTCGGCTACGCCGAGCGGCACTGGTTCCAGGAAGTCGCCACCGGCGCCGCCGAGCCGTTGGCCTGGCCCGACGACGACCACACCCCCCTCACCACCCCGCGCCCACCCTCGGTGGTCCTCGCGTTCTATCGCGACCAATGCGCGCGATCCAACGCCGTCCTGGCCGCCACTCCACTGTCGACGCCCCCGCGCGGGCGTCACCCCGGTCCGCTCGGGGACGAGACCACCGACCTGCGCCGGATCGTCCTGCACATGATCGAGGAGACCGCCCGCCACGCCGGCCACCTCGACGTCGCACGCGAGTTGCTCGACGGAACGACGGGGCTGGGGCCGCGATAG
- a CDS encoding SAM-dependent methyltransferase: MDRQRLSSIAHSHHPIAAPIFGVNVNRLLRRAGRQPAARVLDLGCGEGAWALQALAHYPDGHADGVDVSRYALERAAGAAAERGLAERLTLHERDARTYVPDGDYDLVLCVGSTHAFGGFGETLKLAGRQVNADGILLVGEGFWQVPPAPEALAALDAKREDFTDLAGLVDAAEQAGWTPVYAHVSDAAEWDDYEWSWIGSLTEWALDNPGHPDAAQALTVAAEHRDQWLRGYRNVLGFVTLVLRRI, encoded by the coding sequence GTGGATCGTCAACGGCTCAGTAGCATCGCGCACTCGCACCACCCGATCGCGGCCCCGATCTTCGGTGTCAACGTCAACCGGCTCCTACGCCGAGCGGGCCGCCAACCGGCGGCTCGCGTGCTCGACCTCGGCTGCGGAGAGGGAGCCTGGGCGCTGCAGGCCCTCGCTCACTACCCCGACGGGCACGCGGACGGCGTGGACGTCAGCCGGTACGCCCTCGAACGCGCCGCCGGCGCCGCCGCCGAACGCGGCCTCGCCGAGCGGCTCACCCTGCACGAGCGCGACGCCCGGACGTACGTGCCGGACGGCGATTACGACCTGGTGCTCTGCGTCGGTTCGACACACGCGTTCGGCGGATTCGGCGAGACGCTGAAGCTGGCCGGTCGGCAGGTGAACGCCGACGGCATCCTGCTGGTCGGTGAGGGATTTTGGCAGGTCCCGCCGGCTCCGGAGGCACTCGCGGCGCTCGACGCGAAGCGGGAGGACTTCACCGACCTCGCCGGCCTGGTCGACGCCGCCGAGCAGGCCGGCTGGACGCCGGTGTACGCCCATGTCAGCGACGCCGCCGAGTGGGACGACTACGAATGGTCGTGGATCGGTTCGCTCACCGAGTGGGCGCTGGACAACCCCGGCCATCCGGACGCCGCCCAGGCGCTCACCGTCGCCGCGGAGCACCGCGATCAGTGGTTGCGCGGGTACCGCAACGTTCTGGGCTTCGTGACGCTGGTGCTCCGCCGTATCTGA